From a single Chloroflexia bacterium SDU3-3 genomic region:
- a CDS encoding AAA family ATPase — translation MVNVQTPWMLPLCPAPPTWRIDWDGAMAMFPWLQQLAGVPQDPEYHAEGDVLTHTRMVAESMVAMPAWQALPEHERSTLFLAALLHDIGKPSTTRHEPDGHISSRGHARRGAQLARQLLWSSEGVGAALPFAAREAVVALVRMHGLPLWFVEKDDPDRAVFAASYRASLAQVALLAEADARGRSCPDQDDLIGRVDLFRAVCAEHGCLALPRPFPSDHSRVRYFRMAQADPSYHAYDETWGEVLLLSGLPGAGKDTWLRQHAPDLPVVSLDAIRRQMGVDPGDSQGAVVQAAKEQARELLRRRRPFAWNATNITRQLRDPLIDMLLAYGARCRVVYLDAPLPTVLRRNRDRAASVPQSVILRLVGKLDLPDLTEAHAVEYVAQG, via the coding sequence ATGGTGAACGTTCAGACGCCGTGGATGCTGCCGCTCTGCCCCGCGCCGCCCACGTGGCGGATCGACTGGGACGGCGCGATGGCCATGTTCCCCTGGCTGCAGCAGCTGGCGGGCGTGCCGCAAGACCCCGAGTACCACGCCGAGGGCGATGTGCTGACCCACACGCGCATGGTGGCCGAGTCCATGGTTGCCATGCCCGCCTGGCAGGCGCTGCCCGAGCACGAGCGCTCCACCCTGTTTCTGGCCGCGCTGCTGCACGACATCGGCAAGCCCAGCACCACACGGCACGAGCCGGATGGCCATATCTCGTCGCGCGGCCACGCGCGGCGCGGCGCGCAGCTGGCCCGCCAGTTGCTGTGGTCGAGCGAGGGCGTGGGCGCGGCGCTGCCCTTCGCCGCCCGCGAGGCGGTGGTGGCGCTGGTGCGTATGCACGGCCTGCCGCTGTGGTTTGTGGAGAAGGATGACCCCGACCGCGCCGTGTTTGCGGCCAGCTACCGCGCCAGCCTGGCCCAGGTGGCGCTGCTGGCCGAGGCCGACGCGCGGGGCCGCAGCTGCCCCGACCAAGATGACCTGATCGGGCGGGTCGACCTGTTCCGCGCGGTGTGCGCCGAGCACGGCTGCCTTGCCTTGCCACGCCCGTTCCCCAGCGACCACAGCCGCGTGCGCTACTTCCGCATGGCCCAGGCCGACCCCAGCTACCACGCCTACGACGAGACATGGGGCGAGGTGCTGCTGCTCTCGGGGCTGCCGGGCGCGGGCAAGGACACATGGCTGCGCCAGCACGCCCCCGATCTGCCGGTGGTCTCGCTCGACGCTATCCGCAGGCAGATGGGCGTGGACCCAGGCGACTCGCAGGGCGCGGTGGTGCAGGCCGCCAAGGAGCAGGCCCGCGAGCTGCTGCGGCGCAGGCGGCCCTTCGCATGGAACGCCACCAACATCACCCGCCAGCTGCGCGACCCGCTGATCGATATGTTGCTGGCCTACGGCGCGCGCTGCCGCGTGGTCTATCTGGATGCGCCGCTGCCCACGGTGCTGCGCCGCAACCGCGATCGCGCCGCCAGCGTGCCCCAGTCGGTCATCCTGCGCCTGGTGGGCAAGCTCGACCTGCCCGACCTGACCGAGGCCCACGCGGTGGAGTATGTGGCGCAGGGGTAG
- a CDS encoding glycosyl hydrolase 43 family protein, whose amino-acid sequence MAVNNPILQSDFPDVDVIRVDDTYYMISTTMHFMPGAVILRSFDLVHWEIFTHVFETLDDTPAQRMEGGQSIYGQGMWAASLRHHGGTFYVCFVANDTRKTYLYQAQDIRGPWRRQIVEGFYHDCSLLFDDDGHTYIVYGNTEIFITELRGDLSGPQEGGLHRVIIRDQPGVALGYEGAHIYKIDGRYYVFLIHWLADGTRRRTQACFAADALGGEFSGGDILDDDMGYHNMGVAQGGVVDTPDGDWYAVLFQDQGAVGRVPVLVPMRWENRFPVLGVGGRVPAYVETKSTRPNHIYAPFVSSDDFRYQPNDDGTITLSSVWQWNHAPDNALWSVDGARGALTITTARLSENVTRAANVLTQRAIWPGCSASVQVDASALREGDYAGLCALQGRYGMVAITKENGQLFAVMQGRPGEADYTMGQTCDTEAGVEHGRVALGEREATLMARLHFRDMEDYAEFFYLQGGEWRQIGAAQGLYFGLDHFVGCRFGLFIYATQESGGSASFREFVYAREG is encoded by the coding sequence ATGGCGGTCAACAATCCCATCCTCCAGTCCGACTTCCCCGACGTTGATGTCATCCGTGTCGATGACACCTACTACATGATCAGCACGACCATGCACTTCATGCCCGGCGCGGTGATCCTGCGCTCGTTCGACCTCGTGCACTGGGAGATCTTCACCCACGTGTTCGAGACGCTGGACGACACGCCCGCCCAGCGCATGGAGGGCGGCCAGAGCATCTACGGCCAGGGCATGTGGGCCGCGTCGTTGCGCCACCACGGCGGCACCTTCTATGTGTGCTTCGTGGCCAACGACACGCGCAAGACCTACCTCTACCAGGCGCAGGACATCCGCGGCCCGTGGCGGCGGCAGATCGTCGAGGGCTTCTACCACGACTGCTCGCTGCTGTTCGACGACGACGGGCACACCTACATCGTCTACGGCAACACCGAGATCTTCATCACCGAGCTGCGCGGCGACCTGAGCGGCCCGCAGGAGGGCGGCCTGCACCGCGTGATCATCCGCGACCAGCCCGGCGTGGCGCTGGGCTACGAGGGTGCGCATATCTACAAGATCGATGGCAGGTACTACGTCTTCCTCATCCACTGGCTGGCCGACGGCACGCGGCGGCGCACCCAAGCATGCTTCGCCGCCGACGCGCTGGGTGGCGAGTTCAGCGGCGGCGACATCCTGGATGACGACATGGGCTACCACAACATGGGCGTGGCCCAGGGCGGCGTGGTGGATACGCCCGACGGCGACTGGTACGCGGTGCTGTTCCAGGACCAGGGCGCGGTCGGGCGGGTGCCGGTGCTGGTGCCGATGCGCTGGGAGAACCGTTTCCCCGTGCTGGGCGTAGGCGGCAGGGTGCCCGCCTATGTGGAGACGAAGAGCACGCGCCCCAATCACATCTACGCGCCATTCGTATCGAGCGATGACTTCCGCTACCAGCCCAACGATGATGGAACCATCACCCTGAGCAGCGTGTGGCAGTGGAACCACGCCCCCGACAACGCGCTCTGGAGCGTGGATGGTGCCAGGGGCGCGCTGACGATCACCACCGCGCGGCTGAGCGAGAACGTGACGCGCGCGGCCAACGTGCTGACCCAGCGCGCGATCTGGCCGGGCTGCTCGGCCAGCGTGCAGGTGGACGCCAGCGCGCTGCGCGAGGGCGACTACGCCGGGCTGTGCGCGCTGCAGGGGCGCTACGGCATGGTGGCCATCACCAAAGAAAATGGCCAGCTCTTTGCGGTAATGCAGGGCCGCCCCGGCGAGGCCGACTACACCATGGGCCAGACATGCGACACCGAGGCGGGCGTGGAGCACGGGCGGGTGGCGCTGGGCGAGCGGGAGGCCACGCTGATGGCGCGGCTGCACTTCCGCGACATGGAGGACTACGCCGAGTTCTTCTACCTGCAAGGCGGGGAGTGGCGGCAGATCGGCGCGGCACAGGGGCTGTACTTCGGCCTCGACCACTTCGTGGGCTGCCGGTTCGGCCTGTTCATCTACGCCACGCAGGAGAGCGGCGGCAGCGCGAGCTTCCGCGAGTTTGTGTACGCGCGCGAGGGGTAG